Within the bacterium genome, the region GTAGTGTGCAACTCCTGATGTGGTTTCTCCGGCTACAGTTGGGTCGGTGGAAGCATTCCAACTCAAGTTAATTTGAGACGAAGAAACTGCAGTTGCGGAAAGGTTGGTGGGAGTGGTAGGAGCGGTGGTGTCGGGGGTTAGGGTAGATTCTGCAAACAACGTCGGCCGCTCACTCCCCACCCACACAGGGTTGTGGCCTTTGCCACTTTTGTCAGTGATGTCAGTGGGGGTGGGATTCTGGTTGAGGTACCAGATGTTGGTTGCTCCGGCTCCGGTAGAGAGTGGGTTGGCAATTTCATTTTGAATATCGGTGAGTGAAAGGTTGCTTCCGTAGATTTGGATACCACGGAGAACGCCGTTCCATACTTCACTGCCCGGATTCCATGGTGCATCACCCCAGGTGAGTGCGGGAGAAGGAGGGTTGGTGTTGCCCCAAGTTGCAGGTGATGTGCGGATGACTTTGTGAGCAGCATCAGTGTTGGGAAGATCCCAGTAGAACTCGTGTGACTTGGTTCCATCGGGGTTTGTCCATACGCGGAGCGCTTGGGTGTACCAGCGGTTGTACTGAACGGCACCGTTCACGAAGTCTTGCTGTTCGATGGAGATTTCCCAATCGTGGGTGTTACCGTTGGGTGGATTTTGAGGATACGGGTGAGCGCCATAGTAGGAGTCTGCACCACCACCTTTCCAGAGGAATGTACTTAACGTTCCCTGTCCATCATCGTTACCCCAGAAGAATGCGGTGTAGTAACTTGCTTGTTGGCGTGGATAAGCTTGCCAGATGTAGGTGACACCATTGCCGTTGGGACCATAAATGGGGAGACCGTTCAATTGGGGATTGTTGAACTTGAAGCGCATGGTGTTGGCGACACCTGCAGAGCCGGGGAAGTCGAGGCCGGTCACCGTGGCGGTGCCTTGTGCTTGGGTGGTGGCGTTTGCACTAGTTGATTGCGTCGAAACATTTACTCCATCGGTCGCTTGTACTGTATATGAATACGCCGTCGATGCAGTGAGTCCAGTATCGTTGTAGGAGTTGTTGGCAACCGTTGATATAAGTGCTCCACCGCGATACACATTGTAGCCAGTGACGCCGACGTTGTCGGTTGATGCAGTCCAACTTAAATTAATCTGTGATGAAGAGGTGGGTGTGGCTGAAAGATTGGTGGGAGTGGTAGGGGCGGTGGTGTCAGTAGTGGGAGGAGTTGTTGTTGTGCTTGCAAGTCCACTTACTTCACTTGCGGTAAGGGCTCTATTGTATATTAAAACTTCATCAATCTTTCCTGCAAATTGATCAGGACCATCGGGAGCATTACCGACGCGCAATTGAGATGTTGCGCCAGTTCCCAATGTAAATCCGCCAAGTGTTTGTCTGAGAACACCATTGACATACAGATCGGTCGCTCCGCTTCGTGCGATAATCGTAAGGTGAGTCCACGTGTTTAAGGGAGGTGCGTAGGAGAAGGTGAGATCTGAAGTGGCTGATTGAAGGAGCACTAAACCACTCGTGCGTGTTAAATCTAAATTGAATCTCATGCCACTCGCGCTGTACGTAGTACGTTTACCAACAATAGTTCCATAGTCACTAAAATTTGAAGGATTCACCCGTGCGGAGAGTGTGAATGGAAGTGCGGAAATGTCGAGAGTTGTTCCGAGGCTCACATAATCGTTTGTGCCATCAAGGGTGATTGCATTCCCTACTGCTCCCGTGGTCCACGTAGGACCATTGGTGAGTGTGCCGATATAGTTGTTGCCTGAAGAATCAGCTGCGGTAGTTCCCGTTCCCTCGTCGAATTTCCAGTGACCGAGGAGACCACTTGTGGGAACCACTTGCGCACGCTGAGTATTGCCAAGTGAGAGGGAGGCAACTTTCTGTGTAATGTCTTCAAGAGTTTGTTTTAATGTTTGGAGAAGGCTTGCCGCAGCAGATGAGAAGGTGGTCTCTGCCTGTGCGTGGTGAAGTGGGGCGATGGTGGTAACGAACAACAAGGCAAGCACGAAGACAAATAAAGGGAGTTTTTTCATGGGATTGATAGTGTCTGATTGTGTTTATTAAATATATCACTTCAGTATACCGTATGAATATGGGGTGGGGATAGGGGTCGTGGGGATAAGAGCCGGTTCAACATCTAATGCCTCGTTAAAACTCTCGAATTTCGAGCGAAAAATCATGAAGTCCGCCGAAGCATATCGAGATACGTTGAGGAGGAATGAGTGATTTGCAGCCGAAATTCGAAAGTTTTAACAGGCAAGCAACGTTTTGCAACATATTTTACGGTTAGATGTTGAGCGGGCTCTTAGAGAGAGAATAAAAAAAAATATAGGACCACCTACAGAAAAACCCGCCCCAATAACGGGGCGGGTTTTTCTGTAGAGTTTGAGCTCAATTCAGAGAAATTTCCTTAGAAATCTCTTCGTCCTCGGCTTGCACCTCCACCGAAACCTCCGCGCTGTGGGCGTTCCTCTCGGGGGCGTGCTTCATTTACAGTAAGCGCGCGTCCCTCAAGTTCAGTACCATTGAACATTTCAATTGCCTTGTCTGCTTCAGCATCGTTTTCCATTTCCACGAAACCAAATCCCTTTGATCTCCCAGACATGCGGTCGATGATGATAGCAGCAGAGGTAACGGTACCAGCCTGAGCGAAAGTGTTTCGAAGAGTATCCTCATTCGTTCCGAATGAAAGACCTCCCACAAATAACTTTTTTGCCATGTAGTATTCTGTTGTATCTAATTTTCTGTAGGACGACCTCTTCCGTCTAATTAATTTTAGGTGTCCAAGATACTCATATACTGAGTCTTGTATCCACGGCCAGAGAATTTTTAACATTGCTCTACCAACGGAGAAAACCTACGATTTTGTAAGAATACACGAGAATATAAAAAAGTCAATCCCGTATGAAGTTGTCGCGATTTTATCGCCCAATCGTTATACATTATTCCCTTTTATGCATGTTTTTGAAAACTTGGGTAATAGTGATGGTTACCTGTCTGCGTGCGCCCACGCACAGGCAGACAACTTCTGACGGGATCAACCCCGAGATGTCCCCTCCGGATATCAACAGGTATCTTTCTTCTTTTTTTGTTAAAAACTCTTATGGTTGCTATACTAAGTGTATATATGTTTCCATTCGATTCCCCAAAGCCAAGAGTTTCAAAAGACGAGTTCAAAAAAGTCCGCAGTCTTCTTATGTCAAAAGGATTTAATCCTCATGATATCACCGAGGCGGAAGAAGTCTTCCGTGCAGATTTAGATAGCGACGGAACGAGCGGAAGTGGAATTAGCGGAAAAGAAATTGACGCCGGAATTACGTGGCTTAAACAAAATATCGGCAAGCATCGCCTTTCGGAACAAAAGGTTGATATTTTAGAAAGTATTTTACGGAGTAAGCTTTAACGATACTCAACGGGTTTTAATTATCATTCATAGCGGTTCTTTTAAAATTTATGAACAATAGATCAGTAGTAATAGGAATTATAATATTGGTAATAATTAGTGGAGGAATTATTTATAGCATTAAACAAACTAGGGACGGATATGTTACTCCTCCATCAAAAACTGTAGAAACTGACGACATCAGCCGAAAAGCAAACACTATTCCAGGACCAATAACGCGCAAGGAAAATACAAAAGTTGTCGTCAATCTTGAAGCGCGACAAGTTGTTGCAGAGATCGCTCCAGGAACAACGTATGAATATTGGACATACAATGGCACTGTTCCCGGGCCATTCATTCGTGTTAAAGAAGGTGACACCGTGGAAGTACGACTCGCACATGTTCATGCCGATAGTGGAAGCCATGCTTCTCAAGATTTTCCCCATTCGTTTTCTGTTGATAATTTCTCAGTCGCAGTAGCAGAAGCAGACGCGGGACACAATAATGGTACCAATGAAATGCCCATGAATACAGGAGATGGACACGCGATGTCCGCCGAAGACGCGACACATGAGGCAGAGGGACATGGCGAGCATTCAATAGATCTTCATTCTGTAATGGGACCTGGTGGAGGCGCAATGCTTTCAAAAACAAAACCAGATGAAACAACTGTGTTTCAATTCAAGGCACAGCGTGCCGGTCTTTTCATTTATCACTGTGCGAGTCCGCATATTCCGACACATATTGCCAACGGCATGTACGGCATGATTTTGGTTGAACCACAAGAAGGATTGCGCCCTGTGGACAAAGAATTTTATGTGATGCAAGCAGACATGTATACAAAGGGTCTATTTGGACAGAAAGGTCATCAAGAACTGGATTTGGAAAAGCTAAAAAATGAACGTCCGGAATATTTTGTATTCAATGGACGCGTTGGCGGTGTCGCGGGAGAAAATGCAATCCATGTGAAAGCAGGAGAAACGGTGAGAATTTTCTTCGGTGTCGGTACACATATTGCGTCAAATTTCCATATCATCGGCGGGATTTTTGATCGCCTCTATCCTGAAGGCGACATCATCTCCCCTCCTCATCGAAACGTGCAAACAACTATCGTGCCACCGGGCGGCTCGGCAATGATCGAAACTACTTTTGATGTTCCCGGCAAATATCTCCTCGTTGACCACAGCCTCTCGCGGGCAATTGACAAGGGCGCTTTGGGAGAAATTATTGTGGAGGGCGTTCCGCGACCGGATGTGTTCAATAAAATACAGTAGAGAAAAAAATAATTAATAACTAATATTTATTCCAAACACTCCGGTTTTAAAACTGGAGTGTTTTTAAACAAACTACTGGAAATATCGAGCAATAGATGGTAGAGTGAGAACTCGATAGAAGATTGATCTGCGATTTAAAACTCTACCAGGATGGATATTTTTTCACACGGATTATGGGCAGGGGCTGCGGCACAGGCGATTAACACGGGAGAAAAAGCACAGAGGTTCACCAAACGGCGTGTTTCGGGGCGATGGGCTTTTTTCTGGGGTATCTTTCCAGACCTTTTTGCGTTCACAATTCCCTTTGTGTGGATGGTAGGACAAATAGCTATCGGAAATGGAGTATGGGAAGGATTTCATCCTCCGCATGAGCCGGTACAAGGGAACTCAATTCCTTTCTTGGCCCTTACGTCACTGCTGTATAATTTTAGTCACAGTATTCCCATATTTCTCCTTTTATTTACTCTCGCGTATGTTATTTTAAAGCGTCCACTCTGGGAAATGTCGGGAATTCTTGTCCATATCATCTCTGATATTCCGACACATTCATACGCGTTCTTCCCTACTCCATTCCTCTGGCCGTTGTCAGATTTTAAAGTGAATGGAATATCGTGGGGCACGCCATGGTTTATGGTGCTTAATTATTCGGCGATTATTCTTATATACACATTACTGCACAGAAAAAATCGTACACCACTTGTAAAAACTTAAACAGCATTTTTTTAATATCACTTATTCAAATTATAAAAACATTATGCAATTTCCATCGTTTCTCACGCGTTCAAAAATTATCATCATCGTTGCCGTTGCCGTAATCGGGG harbors:
- a CDS encoding LamG-like jellyroll fold domain-containing protein, which encodes MKKLPLFVFVLALLFVTTIAPLHHAQAETTFSSAAASLLQTLKQTLEDITQKVASLSLGNTQRAQVVPTSGLLGHWKFDEGTGTTAADSSGNNYIGTLTNGPTWTTGAVGNAITLDGTNDYVSLGTTLDISALPFTLSARVNPSNFSDYGTIVGKRTTYSASGMRFNLDLTRTSGLVLLQSATSDLTFSYAPPLNTWTHLTIIARSGATDLYVNGVLRQTLGGFTLGTGATSQLRVGNAPDGPDQFAGKIDEVLIYNRALTASEVSGLASTTTTPPTTDTTAPTTPTNLSATPTSSSQINLSWTASTDNVGVTGYNVYRGGALISTVANNSYNDTGLTASTAYSYTVQATDGVNVSTQSTSANATTQAQGTATVTGLDFPGSAGVANTMRFKFNNPQLNGLPIYGPNGNGVTYIWQAYPRQQASYYTAFFWGNDDGQGTLSTFLWKGGGADSYYGAHPYPQNPPNGNTHDWEISIEQQDFVNGAVQYNRWYTQALRVWTNPDGTKSHEFYWDLPNTDAAHKVIRTSPATWGNTNPPSPALTWGDAPWNPGSEVWNGVLRGIQIYGSNLSLTDIQNEIANPLSTGAGATNIWYLNQNPTPTDITDKSGKGHNPVWVGSERPTLFAESTLTPDTTAPTTPTNLSATAVSSSQINLSWNASTDPTVAGETTSGVAHY
- a CDS encoding RNA-binding protein, giving the protein MLKILWPWIQDSVYEYLGHLKLIRRKRSSYRKLDTTEYYMAKKLFVGGLSFGTNEDTLRNTFAQAGTVTSAAIIIDRMSGRSKGFGFVEMENDAEADKAIEMFNGTELEGRALTVNEARPREERPQRGGFGGGASRGRRDF
- a CDS encoding multicopper oxidase domain-containing protein, producing MNNRSVVIGIIILVIISGGIIYSIKQTRDGYVTPPSKTVETDDISRKANTIPGPITRKENTKVVVNLEARQVVAEIAPGTTYEYWTYNGTVPGPFIRVKEGDTVEVRLAHVHADSGSHASQDFPHSFSVDNFSVAVAEADAGHNNGTNEMPMNTGDGHAMSAEDATHEAEGHGEHSIDLHSVMGPGGGAMLSKTKPDETTVFQFKAQRAGLFIYHCASPHIPTHIANGMYGMILVEPQEGLRPVDKEFYVMQADMYTKGLFGQKGHQELDLEKLKNERPEYFVFNGRVGGVAGENAIHVKAGETVRIFFGVGTHIASNFHIIGGIFDRLYPEGDIISPPHRNVQTTIVPPGGSAMIETTFDVPGKYLLVDHSLSRAIDKGALGEIIVEGVPRPDVFNKIQ